GCTCCAAGATGACACGCCGTAATGCAGTTTgaaaccatagactgtataataaccCTAACACTAACtgtctttattatacagtctatgctcaATACGCGCCGCAATGCAACCAACATGCAATGCaatgcgtttcacatagacaatgaatgggatgcgaaAAAtgacggatcctgtggacacgtatCCTTTACAGTTGCTACTTTCTATATTCAACGTTTCTGCAACATTCCAGATGACAGTGTCAGGGAAAAGCAGGCTCCAATTTTTCTCCTAAAGCTGGTCAACATTGATTTCTATTGTTACAAGATTATATTTGCTTTGCTGGGTATCAAATTAAGCTAACATCTAGTCCATGAGCTAAGTGATAACACTGTCTCTGGGTAAAGGACTGTATTGGAATTGGAATCTTGTGGAAGTCAATGCAATTCTTTTGAGAGCGTGTGGTTTTAGCTTGACTGTAAGTGGGAGTGGGGGACCAAAAAAAGTTACTGGAGGTTCCGCGGTTTAACAAACCAACATGGTGGAGTCAGCAAATGAAGCTAAAAAGAAgtttaaagcagatttttgtGCATAATAAGTGTGACATTTGGATAAATCTCCCAACTGTGactgacaaagatggaaaagaacaaaattttGGTGCAACAATTGTACAAAGTGTTGATATACAACAGACACAAGTCTTTCACCTCTGGGTTGAGCACTAAGGTATGGTGAGGAAAAAACGAGAGTGgctgtgtaatttttgtcttttgctaaCTACTGGCTGACAACTCGAACACGTTAAGTTTATTGGCTCTCTTGCTTGACacgcttttgtaatattttgatcTTCTAGTGCTTCAAAATCGTCTGAATTTCAATTGGattatgtgactattttataAAAAACTGTGGTGCACTACAGCTATGTAACCTATAACCCTGCAGACAAATGCTGGTGGTGAATGATACGCTTCTTGTCTTTGGAGGTAATGCATGGATTACTATTATTGTTAGTGCACAAGCTATGCTATAAATACTGTTGATTGCAGCTTATGTtagcgcagacacacacagtttaatCCATTACCTAGAAGGCCCACATTTTTGAGCATCGCTCTTATTAAAGCTCAGTTCAGTTGTGGAGGAATCCAAAACTTGAATGACCGGCTGTGATTGCTCACTGTGTAAGCTATAATTGGACAATCCCTCTTCAACGCAGAGAGTTTAGCAAACACAGCCTTCCTTTTGtgtagcattttaaataaaaccccACACAAGTCATGAACCGGGCTGAATAATGATTAATCCTCGACACAAACTGCTTCTGAATCTCTATCAGTACCAGTTGGTGTGTTCAGGGCCATTCCTTGTGATGGGccctgtctttctttttcttctcatttttctccTTCTGCAGCCTCTCCAGCTCGGCCTCATACATCATCTCCTGGATCAGGTATTTTTCTCTGCGCATTCTGTCCCGCAGGTCCTTGGGGAGGTCAGGTATCAGGTATGCAATCAGGGTCTTGATGGCAAACACCATatgctgcaaaaacaaagtACGTTATCGCAAATCCCAGAGCCATACCTCTGCAACGAAAACAAAAAACTCTTCAAAGTGATAAGATGTAATATATTCAATCTCTTTTTAACGTTTCCTCAGGGAAACATatgaaacaacaaagcaaaaatgctaAGTATGGGAATAATTTTCCATTGTTTCATCACTAAGAGCGACAACTTTTACATTACACATTTTGTGGATCTGTCTTTAACCCCCTGATCACCAACTGTGAACTTTCACAACTTGATCAAATAatctgtgatgtgctgttcTTTTGGCAGACTTGGCTGGGAAGCCAAACCCTTCTATCcaccgcttaatcttcattagggctGAGTAGGTTTGTGATCAGCTCATGGTGTGATGGTGGTGATAAAAATAGAAAGGTCCTTCCTTCAGTTTTGGAAATGGTGACTTTTGAATCAGTTTGTTGATATTATGGGGTGCCCTCTTTAATCCACAAGCATTTACTAATAGTCACaagtacacattttaaaaatgacgtCTCGTGGTCCGAAAGGTTAAAATGCGTGGCCAAAAGTTAATCTTTTATTAAAATACCACCCTATTGCATCTGACATATTCTGTAAATGCGGTTATGTATGCAGAGGAATACTTAAACCCATGAGCCACTGAGTATTTGCAGAGTTTTTCCCTAGAGGCCTGTCTGGGTGCAAACAGCACAGTGGCTCACACACTTTGGTCAATGCACAAAGAGTTAGTATTCTCATAAAATATAATGGTCAAGTGATAAAGTGATAAACATCAAACTAgagagaacccggagaaaacacACGCTTGCACAGGGAaagcatgcaaactccatgcagaaagatcccaggaaggccgggatgcaaacctaGCTGCAAgatgacagtgctaaccaccaagacaCTCTGCAGCCCCAGTGAagtcaaatctaagcttaaaaccaCGAATCAAAGGAAAATCATTTCATTCTACATGCCTCATTttcaaaaatctgccaaaaataatTTGTTCTGATCATTTTCTGTAATAAGCAAAACATTTGGCACTCCTCAGCTATTAGTGACTTCAGCTGAActagactgaactgcaggctgtgtatacaTAGAGCAGAATGGAAACAGATGAATAATGTCAGTAGTAAAACATCTAGTTCCAGTGTTCAGAACCCCCATAAGGAAGCtgcaaaaatgttgtacatgttgactccattttttttaatttgtttgaacTAAATACTCAAAGAAATTgaactgtctttttcttttttatgatttatagcaTTACAACTGTGACTTGTGAGTTCTCTATTTCTAGCCATGGCCACAACCCATTTCACATAGGCTGAAAGTCACTGAAAGGCTCTGTAACTGCAGAGTCTGGTGATCATTTTCTGTTGCTTCGTCACTACCTTTCacattacacatttatttaatccGCTTTTAACATAAAAGTATTAGTGCAGTTTTAATCCTGTTTATAAAATAGTCTTTTAAACAACCTTGTAAGTCTGGGTTAGCTGCTGTGTGACTTTGGAGTTGTGAACTAAGCTGGATGAGATTAATGTGAAGCACCTCAGTAAGTCCTCGTTAGTGGACTGAGCACCACTGATAAAAGTGGGAAAAGCTGAGTCaggacacaaaacacagaaagcagaaaatgtttacGTTGAAGAGAAGTGATTACAGGCTTCTCTCAGCAGTGAAATGAGCtctgctgtattttctttttacttgtAAAGATCTCGTCACCACAAACTGCTTAAATCAAAATAACTTATGAGTGGATGCACGTGTCTTTATAAGCCGTGAGAAAATTCGAGCAAAACGTTAAGGAAGATATAGATGCGCACTCACAGATACAGACGTACAGGTATAAAGCattgacaaaataataaaaaagaatccAATTCCAGAGCCAGCTGGATGTCTGGTGCCATTTATCAAAGACTGTGGAACGCTCACCTCAAAAACTATGATGAAGGCCAGCCGGGCTGCCAGGACGTGCCAGAACTGCAGAGTGTATGAGTAGGGCTCAGCAGAGTCTGGAGGCTCCCTGTAGTCACGATACCtgatggagggaaaaaacaagTCAGAGTTCATcacagagcagcactgatgacTGATGAGCTGCTCATGTTAGTGATTCAACAActgacagaaaagaaatgagACGAGAAAAATACCTGCAGCTTGTATATGGGATGCTGACAGCTTCACTGTGTGTTTGGATTATTTCTCTATTACTAATCGatgtagttattttgtgatttatattttatgtggAGCTCACCAAGAGATTGTGTCTTGGTTAACAAAGATCATTAATAAAGTGATGGATTATGCACCAAGGGTGGCACAAATGCTTCCTCCCAAAGCCTggtaaaaatgaacaaagtttCCACAAGATGTTTTATTCTAGTGCCTTAACATACTACTTTTACCACTCAGTGAGCACTGGTGTGGACGCATGCAACCACATTACCTGCAATACTTCACAGCTTCTCCAAACAGCTCAGAGCCATTGGTCCGGGGCTGTGATCTCCTCTCGAAGTCAGACACTCGGAAAACTGAGAGGCTGGCGTTGACGTAACCCATCATACACCTGAAGAACGCACAAGAATAGTGAATTCAACACTTACACCACCGTTctaaagcttggggtcacttagaaatgtccttatttttgaaagaaaatcagtatttttttcaatgaagataacattaaattaatcagaactacagtctagacattgttaatgtggtaaatgactattctagctggaaacagcagatttttaatggaatatctccatagaggtacagaggaacatttccagcaaccatcactcctgtgctctaatgctacattgtgttagctaatggtgttgaaaggctcattgatgattagaaaaccattgtgcaattatgttagcacatggataaaagcgtgagttttcagattcagaaaactttatttgtccccagggggcaatctAAAAAGACACATATGGCAGGCAGTGCAGCAATGATGTAAGGAATTGagcaaataaacaagaaattagAGATAagaaacatgaataaacaaataGGGATAAATATGTATACATATGTAGAACAAGTaatataataagaataagattaaaatgaaaagaaagaaaaaagaataaaacaacttCGTAACATACTAGTGCACATATGGCATACTAGTGCAAATACAAATTAGCAATGTAGGTGCAATATGGCAATGAGGTAGATACAAATTGCATATATCAAAGTAGATATAAATTGTACAGTGCAAAATGGCAGAGTTCACAGAGGGaccatggaaaacatgagattgtcggatgaccacaaacttttgaacggtcgtgtacAGCATCTTTAATCAAGAGCGACACCAAGTGACATGTACTAAACTTAAAACAGCGATATGGTTATATTTAACCATCACTCACCCCTCCCCTGCTCGGCCCTGACCAGCACAAGGTCCGTACTTGTAGGCGTAAACAAGGCGAGGGATGAAGTCTGAGGTAACGGCGATGACAAAGGCGTTGGTGATAACAGACAAGATGCCGATGCCCTCCAGAATGCCATACCAGATCCCTGCCATAAACATCACACGTTTAAAATGACTGCAAGAAATCTTCATTAAAGAATAACGTGCCAGGCTTTATTTACCGATGTCTTTGGCTTGTGATGGCAGAGGTCGCCGCCACTGTGTGACAAACTTGTAGGCATCTAAACGGATCTCAATGATGTTGTTGAGCAGCGCCAAGAGAGGGGCCAGAGGGAAAGCTGCCACAAAGATGGTGGTGAAGCCAAACTGTAAGACtgaaacaaatgcaacacaagCTATTAGGTCCCACAGCTCCTGTACATGTTCATCCTGTTTGCAAACTGCTGCTTTGAGACTTGAAATTCCATTTATGAGGTCAATAATCTGTCTCCATTTAACTCTCCCTCTCCTGAAGGAAATATTTAGCTCTTTACCACAGGCTGTCTATAAAACATGAGCATAGTCTCTAAGTCTGAAAGGTGAAGCCAATGCAGAGATGCCTTACCCATATATTATTTCtgccagccagcagggggcgacacCTTTGGTTGTAAAAGGAAGTTAAATTGCATAGAAGTCCATcagaaaatgaccctacttctcacttgatttattaccaCGGTAAACATTTTCCTTGTAAGTTCATAGTCTTAATCTCTACATTTAAGTCTCTTTTAATCAACATGGTGttcattttacaagttattGCCCtataatcagtaaaataaacaataaagctGGGTAGGTTTTAGGGTGATTCACAAGGTGCTACCGTACAGGCTTACAAAGCACCCTCGGGTTCTAAGTCAGATCCATTCCTCACTTCTTGCACATAGTTTCAAAACACTGAGATAGTGCTGACCAAATTGCAAACCTGAGGCTTCACAACAGTGGTCCACAAACCAATAGGTCACGTTACAGTGGTATCTTCTATGTACAGTCTAAGGTCTTTACCCACCACTTGCTCCACTGGCTAAGAGTATGGTTTTCCTGCCCTCTGGTTCAAATCTTACTTACAAGATAGGGACTACTTTGTCTCAATTGATAGCTATAAGTCCGAGCAAACAAAGATCACATGTGGGGTTTCTCAGGTGTCCATTCTTGGGTCGCTTATATTCAATGTCTACATGTTGCCCCTTGCTCAGGTAATAGAATACCACAACATCTCTTACCACACTTATGTGGATGACACACAACTTTATATTTCACTGTCATCACATGACTACAGTCCTTTACTTGCTCTCAGTAAGTGTATCCATCAGATCAATGAGTGGAGGTGTCAAAGTTTTCTCCAGCTCAATGCAAACCAGACTGAAATGATTATATTTGACCCCCAAAGTGAAAAGTCAAAGATTAGTGCTCACCTCGACTCCATGTCACTAAAAGTTACAAATCAAGCCAGAAACCTCAGTGTCAACAACCACTTGAAAGCTGTTACTGAGTGTGCCTACTACCACGTGAAGAACATTGATAGAATTAAGAGTTTCCTGTCTAGAGAAGGCACAGAGAAATTTGttgatgcatttattttcagtatgtTAGattgttgctgcagctgaaccATAACACTGCTGCCAGAGTCCTAACTAACACCAGCAAACTGGACCATATCACACCGGTCCTCAAATCACtgcactggcttcctgttagtcaaaAGATCGAGTTCAAAATCTGACTCCTGGTCaacaaagcactgaatggtcttGGACCAAAAGACATCCTGGACTTATTAGTTCCATATGAAGCAACCAGAGccctcaggtcatcagggacaggtttactATGTGTTCCCAGAATCAAAACCAAAATTAATGAAACAGCATTCAGCTatgatgctcctcacctgtggaacaaacttcctgaacacctgaggtctgctcaaactgtcagcacttttaaatcaggcctgaaaaccatattgtttactgcagctttctcttagatgctcaatttattttttgtcttagaatgcacttttatgatcttaatgtttatttcttttatttctatgGTTTTATTGTATGTCCACCGTTAAATCATTTGTCCGAATCTATTTCTTTGACATTGTAAAGCTCGTTGAACTGCCAAGTGTATGAATTGTGCTACACAAACAATCTTGCCTTGTCTTGCCCCCACATCAACACAGATTAAAGTATCTGGCTAGTTGCTGTTTTGGTTATTTGCATTTGCACATTGCATGTTTGTCGGGTTGTATTTTTATGGCCTTCCTGACATTGATAACTTGCTAAAATATGTAAACTCTATAAtggcacaaacacagagagatcAGCTGAGCAGCTAATCAAGCTGAATGAAACATCAGTTCAAAGTCATTCCTTCCAGTTCTTcctttttatatcattttcagCCTGATGAACTCACACGCACAAGCATTACAACTGTGACGTCAGTTAAGTCTGTGAGGGTTTAGGGCTGAGGCCTCAGACTGGGATTGTGCCACTGTGTTCAGCAGCCTGGTAGCCAACttagtctgtctgctgtttggtgtcTGGCATCTAGTTTACAGTTAGTTTATCTGAGCTTTTTCACCCAAATCTGCCTGCTGAGCACAGTTAGACTGAACCAAAAAAGTAAAGTTAAAGGGTGAAAAGCCAAAACAGTGAgccaaaagatgctaaaatgttcCTTGGGAGTCTGCTGATTTTTCTGAGGGTTTTCTCACTATGAGTATCCTCTTTCACGTGTCACGTTTTTCGCCCCTTGTTTCCatgaaaaatattgattaatACAGCTTTAAGTTTGTTTTGCAGCGTTAATTCAGTCACTCTCTAATGTGAATGGGAAGTTTACACAGGTAGATAAGATAGAGAGAAACATGAAATCCATAAACACATGGAAATGCTTCCAGTTCAGACTCAATCCAGTGGAAGTCAGTGTCACAATTACATAACATGGATTGGAACTGCTGggtcataaaatgaaaaaaaatttattgcTTAGAAAATTCTATCATAGAAGATTAAACCGTGGAGTACATTTGAGGATAacctaaaaatacaaaattgatATTAAAGGTTGTGGTGCTAATGTGGGCGGGGTTTATCGGtattaaacacacaaagaaatgtttgtggTGCGTTTGAGGTGCAACATACTCATCTCCAGGTATTCATCAAAGAGTCCGTAGGCATTCATTGGCTGCAGGTGGTAATCCCTCTCCCACTGGGGGAAGCTGGCCTTGGCGTTCTGGCCGTGTTCTCTCCTCAGCCTTCGCCGTGTCCACCAGTTCTGGAtcagtctggaaaaaaaaaaaaaaaaatcaccaaaacagtGTGATCCAGGTTGTCTGTCTCTAATCCAGCTGTTCATAAATACAGGAGACCGCTACTAAATTAATATATACGTACACTACTgttcttagaaatgtccttatttttgaaagaaaaggagcttttttcaatgaagataacactaaattcatcagaaaaattgaatatctccataggggtacagaggaacatttccagcaaccatcactcctgtgttctaatgctacattgtgttagctaatggtgttgaaaggctaattgatgattagaaaacccttgtgcaggtatgtcagcacatgaataaaagtgagttttcatggaaaacatgaaattgtcttggtgaccccaaacttttgaatggtagtgtatgtcttgTCATTCAATTTGTGAAATTACTGATGTGTGTATGATTAAACTGCAGGTTGATCATCATCATATCATACAAGACAAGTCCACACAAAACCAGCAGAGGCTAAATTTGACAGCAATCCATCCATCGGGTgtcaacattttattaaaatctaTATTCAGAGTGTCCACTCATCCACTTCCTCAACCACTCCACAGTGTTTTCAATAGAGAAGACTCACCAGGGATACATTTCTGGCTTGGATGCAACACTAATACATAATTATGTGCCAGATGTTCATAACaccaaaacatctgcagcacatTTGAGACCATGGACACCACAACAACTATACTTTTGGACAAGTACCAAGGAGCAATCTCTGGGcctgaaaaatgaagctaatGCAGAAGTGCCAAAAAATgacagttcctcaaatgtccacttgaggctcaactttacagcacaaacaaacatattcacatccttctacaaaaaaagttttGATCTCTTTAGCTAATTTTCTTTTTCGTGACAACTGTACAGGGGTtaaattttcacacattttactaCTTTAAATTGTACTAAGGCTTAAAGTAATACATAATGAAGGGCGTGGCCACTTTGAGTGACAAGTGAGTGCAGGTCATGGTCCAGAAATGTCTGCATGGTCCATTCTAACTTGACTCATACATCACCTTTTTGCTCACTTTTGGATTAGCTGGGAGTTAGAAGAGATGAAATACTGAAAAACTGTTGTGCAGGTTTTGATGATGATTGGTTAAAGTCGGAGAGGACAAGTCTAACTTTTTCAGCCCTTTCAACATAAAACTGGCCATACAGATTAACATAACAAACCCTCCATTGCTGTACTCCTTACATGTTTAGAACTGGAGTGGTGTTTAGTAACTCCTGTTTGTCATTGTTCAGGTGCACTCTGACTTAATGCCACTGTCAAACCTGTTGGTTCCTATGCCTCAGTGGAAACAAAAAGACCAGAAGGAGGGTTAGTTACTTAGTTAGTCCCGTAAATTTTTTCGCCTCCCTTGCCCCTGACATGAGTCTCTTCGGTAGAAAGTCGGCTATTGCCATTACCGATGTTGCAACaggtttctttcattttcaaggCTCAGAAAGTACAAACGGAACTCACGGGTATCCGAGCTCCATAAAGTTGTTCCACGTCTGTTTTAGCACCATAATGATCCCCATCTGCATACAGAGGTCAATGAGGCAGCCGCTGGGGTGGCACTGCcgaaacaaagagaaagagtacagagaaagaaacagtGTCAAATTAAACTCTTACCTTTGCTAACAATGGAATATTTAAAATGGAAGGCAAAATTGGAAACTGCATTGCTGTAGAAAGTCTTGTCATTCGTCTATGAGGTTTTGTAAGCATCACTCCCTGCAGAACATTATGTTGGAGCCTCTATGCTCACAACCCATAATCATTATTCATACAGGCGTTATGACTTCTCCCTGCAGCCTTTAGCAGCTTTGTGCATTTAAAAGCAGGAAGTTCTCCAAGTGCTGTCATGAATTTGTACGGCTAAAAAAGGCTGACTGGGACTGTACATGTCACATTACAGAggatttttccatttctgcagCCATGGGAACACAAGTGGGAGCACATTAGCTCAGCACCTAAAAGCGTCGGCTCAGGCCTTTTGTCCTCTTGGACCACTTCATTGTGTGATTTTCCCCGCATGTTCCCATAAGTGCTGCTTACTGCTGATGGGGGTTAAACGGCTGCTGGTTGGCCACGCAGTAATAGCTTAATGCCCAGTTGTGAAATACTTGCATCCATAATGCTTTGCTGTTATTCCCCAGTGGGAGCAAGCAAAGTCACTACTCACTTCTTCCAGTTTCCAGCGATTGATGAGGCGCAGGTACGCACCAGGCCGGCCTGTGAATCTgtcaacaaaaggaaaaaacacgCCAGGAGTTACTGCATCACAAAAAATTCAATGGAACAAAAACCTCTTAAAGTAAATCTCAAATCTGTTAAAGTCTCTGAGCATGATGTCATAAAAATCagctataaattttaaaatattcataatgAAAGGTGAGTTTTCTGGCATTAGAAGAGCTGTGACTGCTTTAAATCTCTTAAGAAGCTCTATGAAGAGAGAGTAAATAATTCTGGTGATGTGTCCTGAGTATCCATCTGTTTATTCTCTCAGTAGACATGCACACCTCCATCTCTGCATCACCCAAAAATATGAGTGGGTTCGTCAgtgaatctttatttttactgtgttaatGTGTCCATATGGTGGTTATTTATATGGTGCAAGACACATTGTAAGTTGAATTATCACCATGGCTGGGCATTTCAACGATGaagctgcagtgtactgatggcACAGATTGACACTTTTGGGATTCCATTTGAAACAAACCTAAGGAGCAAATCATGTCAACTTGCAGGATGGGACTTTCTGTGtcgctgtttttcttcatagagtagttttacagtgtttgcgCAGAGTCAAAGGTGAGCTGGTATGCTCAAGCTGCAGTGAATGGAGAGGGATGGGTGGATAAGGAGGCAGGGACTTCATGGATCTGTACATTCTAAAGGAAGTAAGGCGATGTAGAGCTATAAATGAGCCATTTTAAAGTAGAAGGGGCTCATTTTATAGCACACGTGGCTCCAGTCTGCATAGTCAAGGTTGTATCATTTCTCTCAAAGCATAACTTCTCAATAACACTATCTTGGCAAAAGGCAGTACACCCACCAAAACAAAATTATCATCACATTACCACTGAGGTATGGAAGCACGCTGcattcacaaaagaaaaaataatacaggCTCAATCTCGCAGTTAAgattttttattgcaaaattACAAGATCTGGAAAAGGTTCTGGTGGTTATCAGTCACAGCTATACTTGAGAGGACAGGGCTGATTTATTGCAATAATTATGAACTGCAGTAGTGAATAGTGAGAAGTATTTTGTCATCATGGAGGCCACTGACAGCTATTACTTTGATACTAAATTCTATATTCCTCCCTCATCAGTCTATTGtagattatttctttattatgaGATAGTTTTCTCATTATTATACGATCTTTTCTTGTATGTATGAGATCTGGATCTTGCAATTATCTTCGCAGTGAAAGATAAAATAGTTGCTGGGTTGATAATAGTTCAGATTTTTAATACAATACGGCACCTGAAGCCACAAACTCACACAGAGGAGCTGTTTTAACATACAGTCTGAGGCTCCAGTTACTTTCTACATCCTTGACCAGTTTTCATAGCATAGCATATCCATCTGTGCTTAAGATCATCTGCTCTATTTCCTTTTctatttattgtgttgtttttgctggGTTTTTGCGTTTCCGTATCTTTTCTACATTGATCTTTTGCTGAGTGGAGGCTACTTAGCTGTTATGATGGTTATAGTACTGCAGGCCTCAGTAGTAACTGAAAAAGTGGATCATGCTACACTGTGTTTGTCAGTTGTGTGTCTTTCTCACCTTCCCAGAAAGAAGGCGATGTAGAAAGTTGAACTGTTAAGGTTGACAAACTGAAAAAGGAACATCTTGAGGGTGAAGCTGTTCTCCCACTCGGACTCCGTTCTTGGCTGCTCTGTGGTGGCAccgagagaaaaaaagaagccagGAGAAACAAATGAAATCCAAATATCTACACAATTACTTCACAAATGCATACACACAATTTTAATTAGACTTAAGAGTGTATTTTCCAGTGATCACCACATCATGTATAGGATGATACAGCTAACTTACCTAAATTTGTTAGTAGGAGAGCAACCTTTTCATAGAGCTGGAAAAAAGGGAAACATTAATTGATTTGTCATGGCATTATTTGACATTCTCTGAATTTTGACAAagcatatacagatttttaataagCTGTTCTTTGCCTTTTGTTGAGTCGTTTAATTACAGCCTGGAATGAGTTTTAACCCGTCTGCTCTTTGCACTGCTGTATCTCTGCCTCTCTACTGCTGATGGACAGCAGAAACTCACCACGTTGAGCAGCATGATGATGCAGAAGTTGATGCACACTGCTGTTCCCGTGGTCGCCACCTGAGAGTTGTTCCTGATGAGAGCCCAGCCAAAGGCGGCGAAGGTGCTGACGGTGATCACACGGTAAATGACGATACCGAACACAGCGGCAATCACCACCAGTATCTGTAATATTAtagtgatggaaaaaaatgtcactatTCAGATGAACAATTTCACTCGTACAGCAAAAACTAAGTTATCAGGTGCAGGACACCTTACTTACAGAGAAGTCTAATACACAGTGTATTGTATTAAGGACATGTTTAGTAAGGggtttgttactccgccaaggaatgcagtggagttatgtgacaatcagcgtatgtttgtctgtctgtctgtctgttagcaacattactcaaaaacggattaatggatttggatcaaattttcagggaaggtcagaaatgacacaaggatcaagtgattagattttggcttttgacttttttttaaccccagaAACTCACCATGAAGAATATTCCAGATGTTGATACAATCAGACGACTGTATTTGTCAGTGAAGGCCTGGTAGGGCTCAGGCTTGCCAGATATGGGGTTCATCCTCTCCTTCTTGGAGTATTTGGCCTCAAACTGGGGGCGTACTTCatcctgaaagacaaaaaacaaagcaacatcCAACAAATTATGTTAAGGGCTTCAGTGGGTTATCTGATATTCTTGTAAGCAAGGACAGAGTGAATGATAAATTTGGACTCatgcaaaatgtgaaagaaacgTAAAACATGCATGTGCTGACTGCAGGAGCTGctcctgtagaacctctttcagggctgAACTTGACAACAGCAGTCTCCTGCTCTCCAACATTACCATGAAAAACAAATAGGCTAACACACCAAACATCATCACAGCATCCACCTCAGTTGTTGTCATTTATGGATATAATCTGAATCCtacagtggaaacagaaaggctaaaaaaaaacaatgtttgagCCACCTCTCGCCTGTCTCAAGTTTAGCGCTGTTAGCACTAACCACTATTTCATTTCatcacaaaac
This is a stretch of genomic DNA from Amphiprion ocellaris isolate individual 3 ecotype Okinawa chromosome 21, ASM2253959v1, whole genome shotgun sequence. It encodes these proteins:
- the LOC111580605 gene encoding anoctamin-4 isoform X2; translation: MEESSAEAPDSSTQDDVPPLAVKDVNVLLERERSEGISSPSRDDDSTLQNPGTNSSILDDNTKTDSALPEGRSKSSSLCFSDGKSRIDYILVYRKSSSQSEKREIFERNIRAEGLYMEKEASLTNSDVIFLKLHAPWDVLCRYAELMNIRMPFRRKIFYLHRRHKFMSRMEKRINKFRGWLPRKPMKLNDTLPDLEENESFTAPFSRSRIHHFIIHNKDTFFNNATRSRIVHHILQRVKYEEGKNKMGLNRLLSNNSYEAAFPLHEGSYHSKNSIRTHGAENHRHLLYECWAWWGVWYKYQPLDLIRRYFGEKIGLYFAWLGWYTGMLFPAALVGLLVFLYGVFTLEHCQVSKEICQATDIIMCPICDQYCPYLRLSDSCIYAKVTHLFDNGATVFFAVFMAVWATVFLEFWKRRRAVLAYDWDLIDWEEEEDEVRPQFEAKYSKKERMNPISGKPEPYQAFTDKYSRLIVSTSGIFFMILVVIAAVFGIVIYRVITVSTFAAFGWALIRNNSQVATTGTAVCINFCIIMLLNVLYEKVALLLTNLEQPRTESEWENSFTLKMFLFQFVNLNSSTFYIAFFLGRFTGRPGAYLRLINRWKLEECHPSGCLIDLCMQMGIIMVLKQTWNNFMELGYPLIQNWWTRRRLRREHGQNAKASFPQWERDYHLQPMNAYGLFDEYLEMILQFGFTTIFVAAFPLAPLLALLNNIIEIRLDAYKFVTQWRRPLPSQAKDIGIWYGILEGIGILSVITNAFVIAVTSDFIPRLVYAYKYGPCAGQGRAGEGCMMGYVNASLSVFRVSDFERRSQPRTNGSELFGEAVKYCRYRDYREPPDSAEPYSYTLQFWHVLAARLAFIIVFEHMVFAIKTLIAYLIPDLPKDLRDRMRREKYLIQEMMYEAELERLQKEKNEKKKKDRAHHKEWP